The following proteins are co-located in the Carassius auratus strain Wakin chromosome 7, ASM336829v1, whole genome shotgun sequence genome:
- the LOC113105430 gene encoding GTPase IMAP family member 7-like: MGASDSLPEKRIVLLGKTGDGKSSAGNMILKQQVFKSKASPESVTTECVSGDRKVHGKKITVIDTPGLFDTGLDEEAIKSEIIRSVIESSPGPDMFTIVLKVGRYTGQEMEVVDKIMEYCGEDTFNHSVVLFTHGEQLEGQTIEEFVKISPKLQELVDKCGGRCHVIDSKYWRTRQMGYRSNRVQVKNLLETIEQKLKDNQNTCYTNELLQIVEEEIQDEMKDIKEVNMSPEERREEAKKIAHKKFLVKLAGVTTGILTGAFLGIGVAVASVVSLLKAANVAGVIEAGTVAGAAGVTGIVAGAVAVKAGIIAAGAGAGVGVAGSGIAAAAGVAVAALAGAIGGGITGFKAAEETDSVSDAIKNTAKLNYENAKGAVKKAKKHQHILFKKEKNKCTEAGTD; this comes from the exons ATGGGAG cttCTGACTCTCTGCCTGAGAAAAGGATTGTGCTTCTTGGGAAAACCGGAGATGGTAAGAGCAGCGCCGGGAATATGATTCTCAAACAACAAGTCTTCAAGAGCAAAGCTTCTCCTGAATCAGTGACGACTGAATGTGTCAGTGGAGACCGCAAGGTCCACGGCAAAAAGATCACCGTTATTGACACACCTGGACTCTTCGACACCGGTCTGGATGAGGAGGCCATCAAATCTGAGATCATTCGCTCTGTGATCGAAAGCTCTCCGGGTCCAGACATGTTCACCATCGTCCTGAAGGTGGGGAGATACACGGGACAAGAGATGGAGGTCGTGGATAAAATCATGGAGTATTGTGGAGAAGACACCTTCAATCACTCAGTGGTTTTATTCACTCACGGAGAACAGCTGGAAGGACAAACCATCGAGGAGTTTGTCAAGATAAGTCCGAAGCTACAGGAGCTGGTTGATAAATGTGGAGGCCGCTGTCACGTCATCGACAGCAAATACTGGAGAACCCGTCAAATGGGATACAGGAGCAACAGAGTCCAGGTGAAGAACCTGCTGGAGACCATCGAGCAGAAGCTGAAGGACAATCAGAACACCTGCTACACCAACGAGCTGCTTCAGATAGTGGAGGAGGAGATTCAAGATGAGATGAAGGACATAAAAGAGGTCAATATGTCACCAGAAGAGAGGCGCGAAGAGGCCAAAAAGATAGCGCACAAAAAATTTCTGGTTAAGCTGGCAGGAGTGACCACGGGAATACTTACCGGTGCGTTTCTGGGCATCGGGGTCGCTGTGGCCTCCGTCGTGTCTTTACTGAAAGCCGCCAATGTTGCCGGAGTAATAGAAGCCGGAACCGTAGCCGGGGCTGCGGGAGTCACGGGGATAGTGGCGGGAGCAGTGGCGGTGAAGGCGGGGATCATCGCCGCGGGGGCCGGGGCTGGGGTCGGAGTGGCTGGTTCTGGTATCGCTGCAGCTGCGGGGGTCGCTGTCGCCGCTCTCGCCGGAGCGATTGGGGGAGGAATCACCGGATTCAAAGCCGCAGAAGAAACGGACTCGGTGTCTGACGCTATAAAGAATACCGCAAAACTCAACTATGAGAATGCCAAAGGTGCGGTGAAAAAGGCAAAGAAACATCAAcacatactttttaaaaaagagaaaaacaaatgtactgAAGCGGGAACagactag
- the LOC113105431 gene encoding GTPase IMAP family member 7-like, whose product MGASDSLPEKRIVLLGKTGDGKSSAGNMILKQQVFKSKASPESVTTECVSGDRKVHGKKITVIDTPGLFDTGLDEEAIKSEIIRSVIESSPGPDMFTIVLKVGRYTGQEMEVVDKIMEYCGEDTFNHSLVLFTHGEQLEGQTIEEFVKISPKLQELVDKCGGRCHVIDSKYWRTRQMGYRSNRVQVKNLLETIEQKLKDKNTCYTNELLQIVEEEIQDEMKNIKEVNMSPGERREEAKKIAHKKLLVKLAGVTTGILTGAFLGIGVAVASVVSLLKAANVAGVVEAGTVAGAAGVTGIVAGAVAVKAGIIAAGAGAGVGVAGSGIAAAAGVAVAALAGAIGGGITGFKAAEETDSVSDAIKNTAKLNYENAKGAVKKAKKHQHILFKKEKNKCTEAGTD is encoded by the coding sequence cTTCTGACTCTCTGCCTGAGAAAAGGATTGTGCTTCTTGGGAAAACCGGAGATGGTAAGAGCAGCGCCGGGAATATGATTCTCAAACAACAAGTCTTCAAGAGCAAAGCTTCTCCTGAATCAGTGACGACTGAATGTGTCAGTGGAGACCGCAAGGTCCACGGCAAAAAGATCACCGTTATTGACACGCCTGGACTCTTCGACACCGGTCTGGATGAGGAGGCCATCAAATCTGAGATCATTCGCTCTGTGATCGAAAGCTCTCCGGGTCCAGACATGTTCACCATCGTCCTGAAGGTGGGGAGATACACGGGACAAGAGATGGAGGTCGTGGATAAAATCATGGAGTATTGTGGAGAAGACACCTTCAATCACTCATTGGTTTTATTCACTCACGGAGAACAGCTGGAAGGACAAACCATCGAGGAGTTTGTCAAGATAAGTCCGAAGCTACAGGAGCTGGTTGATAAATGTGGAGGCCGCTGTCACGTCATCGACAGCAAATACTGGAGAACCCGTCAAATGGGATACAGGAGCAACAGAGTCCAGGTGAAGAACCTGCTGGAGACCATCGAGCAGAAGCTGAAGGACAAGAACACCTGCTACACCAACGAGCTGCTTCAGATAGTGGAGGAGGAGATTCAAGATGAGATGAAGAACATAAAAGAGGTCAATATGTCACCAGGAGAGAGGCGCGAAGAGGCCAAAAAGATAGCACACAAAAAACTTCTGGTTAAGCTGGCAGGAGTGACCACGGGAATACTTACCGGTGCGTTTCTGGGCATCGGGGTCGCTGTGGCCTCCGTCGTGTCTTTACTGAAAGCCGCCAATGTTGCCGGAGTAGTAGAAGCCGGAACCGTAGCCGGGGCTGCGGGAGTCACAGGGATAGTGGCGGGAGCAGTGGCGGTGAAGGCGGGGATCATCGCCGCGGGGGCCGGGGCTGGGGTCGGAGTGGCTGGTTCCGGTATCGCTGCAGCTGCGGGGGTCGCTGTCGCCGCTCTCGCCGGAGCGATTGGGGGAGGAATCACCGGATTCAAAGCCGCAGAAGAAACGGACTCGGTGTCTGACGCTATAAAGAATACCGCAAAACTCAACTATGAGAATGCCAAAGGTGCGGTGAAAAAGGCAAAGAAACATCAAcacatactttttaaaaaagagaaaaacaaatgtactgAAGCGGGAACagactag